CGATCCTGGCTCGAGGACAGCCCGGATGACATTTTCCTGCTGCGAAGCCTTCAGAGCCGGAGTCGCGCCACTGAAGGCCGCAAGTCTCTCGCCGAAGAATATGCCCGTCTCCTGAGCACCCATTCCGGGGATGCGCGCTACCTCTATTTGTATGGACGTGCCCTTCTCTGGTCGGAAAGGAATGACGAGGCCGTTGCGCGATTGCGCGAGGCAGCGAAGCGCGAACCGCGGTTCCCCTGGTCTTACATGGCTCTCGCCTCCCACTATGCCTATGGTCCGGACAAGAATCCTGGGGAAGTTCGAAAGCAGCTGCGCCGTTTCTGGGAGATTTGCCCCGACACCCTGGATGCATATTCCTACGTCTCCCAGGCCGAAGACCCCAGCTTCGAAACTGAAGCGGCGACCCGTCTTCGAAAGACCCTGGAGTCCCGCCGGGATGCCGAAGCGATCTCGTATTGGGGCACCCTTTGGGCCCTCGAATTCAGGCTCCGTCCGTCCCCGGAACATCCCGCGGTTCGGCGGCAGATAGGTGCCGACTTGGAGCGCCTCCGATCGCTCGCAAGGGCGGACGAGAAGGAGTGGTACAGGACGCTGCACGAAGGCTACGAGATGGCCGGCAACGAAAAAGAAGCAGCCTGGGCGGAGAAGCAATTCCTCAGGCGCTTCGCTTACACCGACGACGCATTCGATTGGGTCCGTGAGAAGTGGATGAACGAGCACCCCTACCCCGGCGACCCGAGATCTCCCGAGGCGAAGGTCTATTTCCATGATCTCTACGGCGAGTCGACGAAGTGGGTGAGAGCCTGGCCGCAATCGGCCTTGGCAAAGTTCGATCGCCTTTTCGCCGCCGGCAACATCGACCAACTTCCGGATCGGGAAGTCCTCGCGGCCATCGACGATTTCCTCAGGGGGCAGCTTGAGGATCCCGATGGAATTCGCGGTGTGCCGCCCCTCGAGTTCAGTGTCGCGCGCATCTACCTGGATCGCGGAATCCGTGTGAATCGGATCCCCGTCTTGATCGACGAGACCCTTCGAGAAGAGGAAGCAAGAATCGAAAAGGAATCGGACGAGGGGAGCGAGGCCAGGCGGCAGGATGAGCGCAATCTCGAGCAGACGCGCTTCGCGAGCTGGCCTCTTCTTGCAGAAGCCTACCTGAAGCTGGGGCGTTTGGAGGAGTCGAAAAAGGTGGTGGCCCGTATGGAGCAGGCGCTTTCCGAAGCCGCTTCGAAGAAGGCGGCTTCGCCGGCTGGGGCGCGACCGGCCATGAAGGAGACGAAGCGCTCAGGGGCCGAAGAAGAGAGCGACGCGGATCGAGCCCTTGCGGAAGCCTTAAAGCGTGGGCAGCTCTACCACATGAAGGGACGGATCGCGGAGCTGGAAAAGCATCCCGCCGATGCCTGGACCTACTATCGCGCCGGACTCCTCATTATGCCGGCGGCGGTGCAGGATAGCCGGGATCGGCTCGAATCGGATGCGCGACAATTGTGGAAGAAGCTCGGAGGAACGGAGGAAGGGTGGCGGATCGCCCTTGAAAAGTCGACGTCGGAGATCCAGGGGAGCATCGGTGAGGCGAGCGGCTGGCAGGAGAAACACCTGCCTCTTCCGGAATTCGAGCTGATCGATCTTGCGGGCCGACGTTGGACCCGGGCGGAGCTCAAGGGGAAAGTGAGCTTCATCAATATCTGGGCGACCTGGTGCGGTCCCTGCCAGGGCGAGCTGCCCCACCTCCAGAAGCTCCATGAGAAGCTTCGCGGGCGATCCGACGTCCAGCTGCTGACGTTCAATATCGACGGGAATCCCGGAGTCGTCGAGCCGTTCATGAAGAAACAGGGCTATACCTTTCCCGCCCTTCCCGCCGGCCCCTACGTCACCCGATTCGTGGGCTCCGTCGGGATTCCCCGAAACTGGATCGTGAACCGGGAAGGAACGTTGATCTCGGAGCAGGTCGGCTACGGCAGCCAGGGAGACCAGCAGTGGATCGAGCAGATCATGGCGCAGATCGACAAGGCCATCGCGAGCCCTTGAATAATTTCGCTGGAAGGTCGTGAGTGCAGACGAGGAGCGCAGAAGCGAAGGCGACGGATCCTAGAAACGCACCAGGGTATGGATCTGCGGGACCTGGAGCTTGCTCCGGCCCTTCAGGAACTCCAGCTCGATCACGAAGGCAGCGCCGACGACGGTGGCCCCGACCTTGGCCGCCAGGCGCGCAGCCGCCGAGGCGGTGCCGCCGGTGGCCAGGAGATCATCCACCAGCAGGATGCGCTCCCCTTGCAGGAAGGCGTCGCTGTGGATCTCCAGCGCGTCCTCGCCATACTCGAGCGCGTAGGACTCCTTGACCGTTTCCCAGGGCAGCTTCCCCGGCTTCCGCGCGGGGACGAAGCCGGCGCCCAGAGTCACCGCCAGCGGCGGGGCGAAGATGAAGCCGCGCGACTCGATCCCGAGGACCTTCGACACGCCGGCGTCGCGGAACGGCCGCGCCAGCTCCTCGACCGTCTCCTTGAGGAGTCCCGGGTGGCTCAGGATCGGGGTGATGTCCTTGAACAGGATCCCGGGCTTGGGGAAATCGGGGATGTCGCGGATGACCTGCTTGAGCCTCTGTTCCACGCTTGCCGCCTCCCCGCTCATCTAGGTGATCTCGAATCCTTCTGAAGAAGGGAGCGCTTCTC
The window above is part of the Candidatus Polarisedimenticolia bacterium genome. Proteins encoded here:
- a CDS encoding TlpA disulfide reductase family protein; this encodes MERLRSLARADEKEWYRTLHEGYEMAGNEKEAAWAEKQFLRRFAYTDDAFDWVREKWMNEHPYPGDPRSPEAKVYFHDLYGESTKWVRAWPQSALAKFDRLFAAGNIDQLPDREVLAAIDDFLRGQLEDPDGIRGVPPLEFSVARIYLDRGIRVNRIPVLIDETLREEEARIEKESDEGSEARRQDERNLEQTRFASWPLLAEAYLKLGRLEESKKVVARMEQALSEAASKKAASPAGARPAMKETKRSGAEEESDADRALAEALKRGQLYHMKGRIAELEKHPADAWTYYRAGLLIMPAAVQDSRDRLESDARQLWKKLGGTEEGWRIALEKSTSEIQGSIGEASGWQEKHLPLPEFELIDLAGRRWTRAELKGKVSFINIWATWCGPCQGELPHLQKLHEKLRGRSDVQLLTFNIDGNPGVVEPFMKKQGYTFPALPAGPYVTRFVGSVGIPRNWIVNREGTLISEQVGYGSQGDQQWIEQIMAQIDKAIASP
- a CDS encoding adenine phosphoribosyltransferase encodes the protein MEQRLKQVIRDIPDFPKPGILFKDITPILSHPGLLKETVEELARPFRDAGVSKVLGIESRGFIFAPPLAVTLGAGFVPARKPGKLPWETVKESYALEYGEDALEIHSDAFLQGERILLVDDLLATGGTASAAARLAAKVGATVVGAAFVIELEFLKGRSKLQVPQIHTLVRF